A genomic window from Xenorhabdus cabanillasii includes:
- a CDS encoding AMP-binding protein translates to MTLSNSFLNEYDGSALSPVLFLKRAMLSNGDYPAVIDGEQCWTWQQYAKRCEKVAVALQQMGVGKGSVVSTLLPNTHELLELHYAVPLSGGILNALSIRTDSATLNFIFEKINPEILVIDKDYLPLLDDVVFNNPIKIIVVTGNIVVTKHNAAISISEPGQDLIHYESLLTQYSSKILNFYPIDEQEAISINSTSGTSGQPKLVVYSHRGTFLNAISNILDWDMPKRPTYLWTLPMFHCNGWCFPWTIAARAGTHICMRKFDAEEAIQLMQKHQVTHYCGAPIVHYSLGQEAQKRGISFNNNVYGLIAGAPPTEKIFALLNAVGIAVTQVYGLTETYGPVVVCEDKHDWETLPTSETILKKMRQGIVSNLQGEVRVIDENSGLTVPSDGHSIGEIVIRGNIVASYDPARRVTSDMTNQWFFTGDLAVVDCDGYIKIIDRKKDIIISGGENISSLELENALSNYPGVLAVAIVAKPDEYWGEVPHAFIELDEHTLITEQELDDYICTVVARYKRPKGYTFLALPRNVNGKILKKQLRKLAKDL, encoded by the coding sequence ATGACTCTCTCTAATTCATTCTTAAATGAGTATGACGGTAGTGCACTATCACCTGTTTTATTTCTCAAAAGAGCCATGTTAAGTAATGGTGATTATCCTGCGGTAATAGATGGAGAACAGTGTTGGACATGGCAACAATATGCAAAACGTTGTGAAAAAGTTGCAGTTGCACTTCAGCAAATGGGAGTGGGTAAAGGTAGTGTTGTCTCGACACTATTACCCAACACCCATGAACTGCTGGAGCTACATTATGCTGTTCCTCTGTCCGGTGGGATCCTCAATGCTTTAAGTATCAGAACAGATTCAGCTACACTAAATTTTATTTTTGAGAAAATTAATCCTGAGATATTGGTTATAGATAAAGACTATCTTCCATTGTTAGATGATGTTGTTTTTAACAACCCAATAAAAATCATTGTGGTTACTGGAAATATTGTGGTGACTAAACATAATGCAGCCATATCAATATCAGAACCTGGTCAGGATCTTATCCACTATGAATCACTGTTAACCCAATACTCATCCAAGATCCTGAATTTTTATCCCATTGACGAACAGGAAGCCATCAGCATTAATTCCACTTCGGGAACCAGTGGACAGCCCAAATTGGTTGTCTATTCACACCGAGGTACATTCCTTAACGCAATTTCTAATATCCTGGATTGGGATATGCCTAAGCGCCCTACGTATTTATGGACACTACCAATGTTTCATTGTAATGGCTGGTGTTTTCCCTGGACTATAGCCGCACGTGCCGGTACACATATCTGCATGCGCAAATTTGATGCCGAAGAAGCCATACAGCTTATGCAAAAACATCAGGTTACACACTATTGTGGCGCTCCAATTGTGCATTATTCCCTGGGACAAGAAGCTCAGAAGCGCGGTATTTCTTTTAATAATAATGTCTACGGTCTTATTGCCGGCGCTCCACCAACAGAGAAAATCTTTGCTCTGCTTAACGCTGTCGGGATCGCTGTTACCCAAGTCTATGGCCTGACAGAAACTTATGGGCCGGTCGTTGTTTGTGAAGATAAACACGATTGGGAAACACTACCAACATCAGAAACAATTTTAAAAAAGATGCGTCAGGGTATTGTTTCCAATTTACAAGGAGAAGTCAGGGTTATTGATGAAAACAGCGGATTAACAGTCCCTTCTGACGGGCACTCCATTGGTGAGATTGTCATCCGGGGCAATATTGTTGCCTCTTATGATCCTGCCCGCCGTGTTACATCTGATATGACAAATCAATGGTTTTTTACCGGAGACTTAGCCGTCGTTGACTGCGATGGTTATATTAAAATCATCGATCGGAAAAAAGATATCATTATTTCTGGTGGTGAGAATATTTCCAGCCTTGAGTTGGAGAATGCTCTGTCAAATTACCCCGGAGTTTTGGCTGTCGCTATTGTAGCAAAACCTGATGAATATTGGGGTGAAGTTCCCCATGCCTTTATCGAACTTGATGAACATACATTGATTACTGAACAAGAATTGGATGACTATATCTGTACCGTTG
- a CDS encoding SDR family oxidoreductase, which produces MFNLTGKIAFISGGTKGIGKGIAQVFKRAGATTIISGTDKVKGEIIAKELGVDFISLNVTDQAACKNVIDGIAEKYGRLDILCSNAGIFPQHSLKEMTVEDWDLVHTVNLKGTFLLVQAALNVMEKQQYGRIVITSSVTGEVVGMPGYSHYGASKAGQLGFMRSAALEYADQGITINSIMPGMIVTEGLQAFGEDFLKQLEATTPMRTLGTPEDIGHTACFLASDEAKYITGQTIVVDGGQVLPEIQDV; this is translated from the coding sequence ATGTTTAATTTAACCGGAAAAATCGCATTTATTTCTGGAGGAACCAAAGGTATTGGTAAAGGGATTGCTCAGGTATTTAAACGGGCAGGTGCGACGACTATTATTTCAGGTACGGATAAAGTAAAAGGGGAGATTATCGCCAAAGAATTGGGGGTTGATTTTATCTCCCTTAATGTCACGGATCAGGCTGCATGTAAAAATGTGATTGATGGAATTGCCGAAAAATATGGCAGGCTTGATATTCTTTGTTCAAATGCGGGTATTTTTCCACAACATTCTCTTAAGGAGATGACGGTTGAAGATTGGGATTTGGTGCATACCGTCAACCTGAAAGGCACATTTTTATTAGTTCAGGCTGCGCTGAATGTAATGGAGAAGCAGCAGTATGGACGAATTGTCATTACTTCATCTGTTACTGGTGAGGTGGTGGGAATGCCGGGATACAGCCATTACGGTGCCAGTAAAGCAGGGCAACTAGGGTTTATGCGAAGTGCGGCACTGGAATATGCCGATCAGGGTATTACAATTAATTCCATTATGCCGGGCATGATTGTCACTGAAGGCTTGCAGGCATTCGGGGAGGATTTTTTGAAACAGCTTGAAGCTACAACCCCAATGCGTACCTTGGGAACACCGGAAGATATTGGTCATACTGCTTGTTTCCTGGCTTCTGATGAAGCGAAATATATAACCGGGCAGACAATTGTGGTTGATGGTGGGCAGGTATTGCCAGAAATACAAGATGTTTGA
- a CDS encoding epoxyqueuosine reductase QueH has product MSLNYERKSLPLPNGNKKVLLHSCCAPCSGEVMEAMLASGIDFTIFFYNPNIHPLKEYELRKDENIRFAEQMGIPFIDADYDRDNWFERAKGMENEPERGIRCTMCFDMRFERTALYAHEHGFPVITSSLGISRWKNMQQINECGVRAASRYPGLTYWEYNWRKGGGSARMIEISKREEFYQQEYCGCIYSLRDTNRHRLATGRERIKLGTVFYRADSDKKSNKNCDSKDH; this is encoded by the coding sequence ATGTCATTGAACTATGAACGTAAGTCGCTTCCACTACCCAATGGAAACAAGAAAGTATTGCTGCACTCATGTTGTGCGCCGTGCTCAGGGGAAGTGATGGAAGCGATGTTAGCTTCGGGGATAGATTTCACGATATTTTTCTACAATCCGAATATTCATCCGCTAAAGGAATATGAACTGCGTAAAGATGAAAATATTCGTTTTGCAGAGCAGATGGGTATTCCTTTTATTGATGCTGATTATGATCGTGATAACTGGTTTGAACGAGCAAAAGGCATGGAAAACGAACCTGAACGCGGCATTCGCTGTACTATGTGCTTTGACATGCGTTTTGAGCGGACGGCGTTATATGCTCATGAACATGGTTTTCCTGTTATTACCAGTTCGCTTGGTATTTCACGCTGGAAAAATATGCAGCAAATTAATGAGTGTGGTGTCCGCGCTGCTTCCCGTTATCCGGGGCTAACGTATTGGGAATATAACTGGCGTAAAGGCGGTGGTTCTGCACGTATGATAGAAATCAGTAAACGCGAAGAATTTTATCAGCAAGAATATTGCGGCTGTATTTATTCTCTGCGAGATACTAACCGACATCGTTTGGCGACCGGACGGGAAAGAATCAAACTCGGTACTGTATTTTATCGTGCGGATAGTGATAAAAAAAGTAATAAAAACTGCGATAGTAAAGATCACTAA
- a CDS encoding helix-turn-helix transcriptional regulator — protein sequence MKRTTDLNKKSIFSLQLTMPDFNILEHKQRGLYILLDGEMIWKDCTKTYHIKSHDILLTHPGNYAAKTNTKNCQALWLPLHMDFLRSFMKRFGAILSNVERHDFPVYRLTPFNRFPLLTESIRGLVNLLAHDYPPVLIQLRIEELLLLLSLGKQGSLLMSVLRQLSNRQVERLQAFMEAHYLKEWRLNDFAREFGMGLTSFKELFNSVYGISPRAWISEQRILYAHQLLLNSGMSIADISLESGFSSQSYFTQSYRKRFGCTPNRARYGKN from the coding sequence ATGAAAAGGACGACAGACTTAAACAAAAAGAGTATTTTCTCTTTACAGTTAACCATGCCGGACTTCAATATTCTCGAACATAAACAGAGAGGACTGTATATTTTACTTGATGGAGAAATGATATGGAAAGACTGTACCAAAACCTATCACATCAAGTCACATGATATCCTTCTTACCCATCCGGGAAACTATGCTGCAAAAACTAATACAAAAAATTGTCAGGCATTATGGTTACCATTACATATGGATTTTTTGCGTAGTTTTATGAAACGTTTTGGAGCGATATTAAGTAACGTAGAACGCCATGATTTCCCCGTTTATCGGTTAACTCCTTTCAATCGGTTTCCTTTATTAACAGAAAGTATCCGTGGATTAGTCAACTTACTTGCTCATGACTATCCCCCGGTATTGATTCAGTTAAGAATTGAAGAACTACTTTTGTTACTTTCTCTCGGAAAACAAGGCTCATTACTGATGTCGGTTTTGCGGCAGTTAAGTAATCGTCAGGTAGAACGATTGCAAGCATTTATGGAGGCTCATTATCTCAAAGAATGGAGGTTGAATGATTTTGCCCGCGAATTTGGTATGGGGTTAACTTCATTCAAAGAACTTTTTAACAGTGTTTATGGCATATCACCACGCGCCTGGATCAGTGAACAGCGTATTCTTTATGCACATCAATTATTATTGAACAGTGGAATGAGTATTGCTGATATCTCGCTGGAATCTGGCTTTTCCAGTCAGTCTTACTTTACTCAAAGCTATCGGAAGCGTTTTGGGTGTACACCCAATCGAGCCAGATATGGCAAAAATTAA
- a CDS encoding bactofilin family protein, which yields MEKKTEASAASLVTQVTPVQTEEKKISGTEARANTIIAKNSVFKGDIDMEGDIQIWGKVVGNIRVKGGAIRVMHAGKVEGELNAPEIIIDGHVEGTCCAETLDILEHGELRGISRCGSMSIRRGGLFVGQSEQVENKKKQEAERIVSIKESQGDKPKSKTTA from the coding sequence TTGGAAAAAAAAACTGAGGCATCTGCTGCCAGTCTGGTCACACAGGTCACTCCTGTGCAAACTGAAGAGAAAAAAATCTCCGGTACTGAAGCCCGCGCGAATACAATCATCGCAAAGAATTCCGTATTTAAAGGGGATATCGATATGGAAGGAGATATTCAGATTTGGGGAAAAGTTGTCGGGAATATTCGCGTAAAAGGAGGTGCTATCCGTGTTATGCATGCCGGAAAAGTGGAAGGTGAGTTAAATGCACCTGAAATTATTATTGATGGTCATGTTGAAGGAACGTGCTGTGCAGAAACATTGGATATTCTTGAGCACGGAGAATTACGGGGTATTAGCCGTTGCGGAAGTATGTCAATCCGACGTGGTGGATTATTTGTTGGTCAGTCTGAACAAGTAGAAAATAAGAAAAAACAGGAAGCAGAGCGAATTGTTTCTATTAAAGAAAGTCAGGGAGACAAGCCAAAATCTAAAACTACTGCCTGA
- a CDS encoding GNAT family N-acetyltransferase: MIIELETERLWLRAWKEEDREPFFRLNSNPEVMEFFPKTLTKEQSDMLVDNCIRKFEIQGGWGLWVVELKQSGEFIGFVGLNIPNLEFPFSPFVEIGWRLDKPFWGKGYACEAARKVLDFAFTEIGLDEIVAFTSLLNYRSESVMKKLGMARDEKTFMHPAIEGDNPLREHVLYRIKRPAG; encoded by the coding sequence GTGATTATAGAGCTGGAAACAGAAAGGTTATGGCTTCGCGCCTGGAAGGAAGAAGACAGAGAACCTTTCTTTCGTTTAAACAGTAATCCGGAAGTGATGGAGTTTTTCCCCAAGACGCTGACGAAAGAGCAAAGTGACATGTTAGTTGATAATTGTATTCGTAAATTCGAAATACAAGGGGGTTGGGGATTATGGGTGGTTGAATTAAAGCAAAGTGGCGAATTTATTGGCTTTGTCGGGCTGAATATCCCCAACCTTGAATTTCCATTTTCTCCTTTTGTTGAAATAGGCTGGCGTCTTGATAAACCATTTTGGGGGAAAGGCTATGCTTGTGAAGCTGCCCGTAAAGTTCTTGATTTTGCTTTTACAGAAATTGGACTGGATGAAATTGTGGCATTCACCTCCTTGCTGAATTATCGCTCAGAAAGTGTAATGAAAAAATTGGGTATGGCCAGGGATGAAAAGACATTCATGCATCCGGCAATTGAGGGAGATAACCCATTGCGGGAGCACGTTCTGTACCGGATCAAGCGTCCGGCTGGTTAA
- a CDS encoding phage repressor protein CI, with product MGTDSGGRPAIERLVRAYGFKSRQALSDHLGVSKSTMANRYLRDSFPADWIIQCNLETGASLLWLSTGQGEMFPNGEGGKKTERLEDIIAPSIPRVKLSGGKLNEADPVILDSELISKDLKEPLVVDDGVSWYLLDAQEDNIQDGLWLVDIEGMHSIKKIAKIPVSKIRVSDDDVTFDCAISDIQFIGRVALVISRQ from the coding sequence ATGGGGACTGATAGTGGTGGACGACCAGCTATCGAACGCCTTGTCCGCGCGTATGGATTTAAGTCTCGTCAGGCTCTGAGCGACCATTTAGGCGTGTCCAAAAGCACTATGGCAAACCGCTATCTTCGTGATAGTTTCCCTGCGGACTGGATTATCCAGTGCAACCTAGAAACTGGCGCTTCACTGCTATGGCTGAGTACAGGGCAAGGGGAGATGTTCCCAAACGGAGAAGGGGGTAAAAAAACGGAACGGTTGGAAGATATCATCGCGCCGTCAATCCCTCGTGTAAAACTATCAGGGGGAAAACTAAATGAGGCTGATCCGGTTATCCTGGACAGTGAACTAATTTCCAAAGACCTCAAAGAACCACTAGTGGTTGATGATGGTGTATCCTGGTATCTGCTTGATGCCCAGGAAGACAACATTCAGGATGGTTTATGGCTGGTAGACATTGAAGGAATGCACAGTATCAAGAAAATAGCCAAAATCCCTGTCAGTAAAATTCGGGTCAGTGATGATGATGTTACCTTTGACTGTGCGATCAGTGATATTCAATTCATTGGCCGCGTTGCTTTGGTGATCTCCAGACAATAA
- a CDS encoding DUF5347 family protein, whose product MANTEKEKFAQINLGQRLEGLNHLSRIRAIYWGNNEKELRRFLADMRDKRDCHYEENKRVLSAIFYLANIPRSRHDSEISQFTPEEKRSLIKAMNHIKVVVSQFPKHLTLSN is encoded by the coding sequence ATGGCGAATACGGAGAAAGAAAAATTTGCCCAAATTAACCTCGGCCAGCGGTTGGAAGGATTGAACCATTTGTCGAGGATTAGAGCAATATACTGGGGAAATAATGAGAAAGAATTAAGACGGTTTCTTGCTGATATGCGTGACAAAAGGGATTGTCATTATGAAGAGAATAAGCGGGTGCTATCCGCTATTTTCTATTTGGCGAATATCCCGCGTTCCCGTCATGACAGTGAAATCAGCCAATTTACCCCAGAGGAAAAACGGTCTCTTATCAAGGCGATGAATCATATTAAGGTTGTAGTTAGTCAGTTTCCCAAGCATTTGACGTTATCCAATTAA
- a CDS encoding DinI-like family protein has protein sequence MRIEILFDKRANVSESVMSALENELKKKILPQYPDTRFRIAASSNTSVKVTGSKNSSEHNQMMELIQSVWEDDSWLTD, from the coding sequence ATGCGAATTGAGATACTTTTCGATAAGCGAGCTAATGTTTCTGAATCAGTCATGTCTGCGCTTGAAAATGAACTTAAAAAGAAAATACTACCTCAGTATCCAGATACGCGTTTTAGAATTGCCGCCAGCAGCAATACATCCGTAAAAGTGACAGGAAGTAAAAACAGTAGTGAACACAACCAAATGATGGAACTCATCCAAAGTGTCTGGGAGGATGATAGCTGGCTAACGGATTAG
- a CDS encoding tail protein X: protein MQIIAQQNETVDALCWRHYGRTLGMTERVLLANPGLADFGAILPHGTKVEMPDFMPAASKPMIQLWD from the coding sequence ATGCAAATTATTGCACAACAAAATGAGACGGTTGATGCTTTGTGCTGGCGCCATTATGGCCGGACATTGGGTATGACGGAGCGTGTATTACTGGCCAATCCGGGACTTGCTGATTTTGGCGCGATATTGCCTCATGGAACGAAAGTTGAAATGCCGGACTTTATGCCTGCGGCCAGCAAGCCCATGATCCAGCTTTGGGATTAA
- a CDS encoding lysozyme, which produces MQDFKIKLSRLLIGLIIGGASSSVILSQFLDEKEGNRLAAYQDAGGVWTICRGVTRIDGKAVYKGMQLTSEQCEALNRIEADKAIDWVKKNIHIPLTEPQIAGIASFCPYNIGPSKCFSSTFYRKLNAGDKKGACQEIKRWIYDGGRDCRKTKGQPNGCYGQVLRRDQESELACWGLEQ; this is translated from the coding sequence ATGCAGGATTTCAAAATCAAACTTAGCCGGTTGCTTATTGGTCTTATCATTGGTGGTGCCAGTTCTTCCGTCATTCTTTCTCAGTTCCTTGATGAGAAAGAGGGTAATCGGCTTGCAGCCTATCAGGATGCTGGTGGGGTTTGGACGATATGTCGGGGAGTGACGCGCATTGATGGTAAGGCGGTATATAAAGGAATGCAGTTGACCTCTGAACAATGTGAAGCCTTGAACCGGATTGAAGCTGATAAAGCGATTGATTGGGTAAAAAAGAATATCCACATTCCGCTGACTGAACCACAAATTGCAGGGATTGCCAGTTTTTGCCCGTATAACATTGGCCCCTCAAAGTGCTTTTCTTCCACATTTTATCGCAAGCTCAATGCCGGAGATAAAAAAGGTGCCTGTCAGGAGATCAAACGCTGGATTTATGATGGAGGGCGTGATTGCCGAAAAACTAAAGGGCAGCCGAACGGCTGTTATGGACAGGTATTGAGGCGTGATCAGGAATCTGAACTGGCTTGTTGGGGACTGGAACAATGA
- a CDS encoding lysis system i-spanin subunit Rz: MKKIPLIVTLVIGGCLGWWGHRSLFLGEVANLKQQHSAQIAVIYQKTSQETLSAIQQMKDAQNRVAQLDEYYSGKLAHVTEKNIALRADIAAGHRRVQIATANLATCQLTQNRNTRSRSVGDGTQVELTAKAGRTIYDIRAGIISDQAKLDYLQQYVREVVRQCKF, encoded by the coding sequence ATGAAGAAAATACCTTTAATTGTCACCCTTGTAATTGGAGGATGTCTTGGCTGGTGGGGACACCGTTCACTGTTTCTTGGTGAAGTGGCAAACTTGAAGCAGCAACATTCTGCTCAAATTGCTGTTATCTACCAGAAAACAAGCCAGGAAACATTATCTGCTATTCAACAAATGAAAGATGCACAGAACAGGGTTGCCCAACTGGATGAATACTATTCTGGAAAATTAGCTCATGTTACTGAAAAAAATATCGCTTTGCGGGCTGATATTGCCGCTGGTCATCGCCGGGTGCAAATCGCCACCGCCAACCTTGCTACCTGTCAGCTCACCCAAAACCGAAATACCCGCTCCCGCAGCGTGGGCGATGGAACCCAGGTCGAACTCACTGCAAAAGCTGGACGCACTATTTACGATATCCGAGCCGGGATCATCAGCGACCAGGCCAAATTAGATTACCTGCAACAGTATGTCCGTGAAGTTGTCCGGCAATGTAAGTTCTAG
- a CDS encoding phage baseplate assembly protein V: MNTQLTELMRLLRNLIRTGVITQVDTTRGMCRVATGNLETDWLHWLTSRAGNSRTWWAPSVGEQVLLLSIGGELTTAFVLPAIFSDEFPAPSTSPEATHIKFPDGAVMEYEPQSGALTVTGIKTATVTASDSVHITAPEITCVASTRITLDTPEVICTQLMSTGNLIVRNGGKMTGNIEHTGGTFSSNGVVVDSHKHTGIRSGGDTSGGPV, translated from the coding sequence ATGAACACACAACTCACTGAACTGATGCGCTTATTGCGCAACCTGATCCGAACAGGCGTCATTACCCAAGTGGATACCACAAGGGGCATGTGCCGGGTCGCGACAGGCAACCTTGAAACCGATTGGCTGCACTGGCTGACATCCAGAGCGGGAAACTCCCGCACATGGTGGGCACCCAGTGTTGGTGAGCAGGTTTTATTACTGTCCATAGGCGGCGAACTGACCACCGCCTTTGTATTGCCAGCAATTTTTTCAGATGAGTTTCCGGCACCATCAACATCTCCTGAAGCAACACATATTAAGTTTCCGGATGGTGCAGTGATGGAATATGAACCGCAATCAGGCGCATTGACTGTGACTGGTATCAAAACCGCGACAGTGACTGCATCGGATTCCGTTCATATAACTGCGCCGGAAATTACCTGTGTTGCCAGTACCAGGATCACGCTGGATACACCGGAAGTCATCTGTACGCAGCTAATGAGCACGGGGAATCTGATCGTGCGCAACGGCGGCAAAATGACGGGCAATATTGAACACACCGGCGGCACATTCAGTTCCAACGGCGTGGTCGTGGATTCCCATAAACACACCGGTATCCGGTCAGGCGGTGACACATCAGGAGGCCCCGTATGA
- a CDS encoding GPW/gp25 family protein — MMYLGMNRQTGRELTDLDHVRQSVSDILLTPVGSRIARRTYGSLLPELIDWPQNPALRLQVMAASYTAISRWEPRVTLTSITMETLQDGRMVVDITGTYHQSAREFSLSIPVNHSR; from the coding sequence ATGATGTATCTGGGTATGAACCGACAGACAGGCAGGGAGCTGACCGATCTGGATCATGTCCGGCAATCTGTCAGCGATATTTTACTGACCCCTGTGGGTAGCCGTATTGCACGACGTACTTACGGCTCTTTGCTGCCTGAACTGATTGACTGGCCGCAGAATCCGGCGCTCAGGCTTCAGGTCATGGCAGCTAGTTATACCGCAATTAGCCGTTGGGAACCACGTGTGACGCTGACGTCAATCACGATGGAAACCCTACAGGATGGCAGAATGGTGGTGGATATCACAGGTACTTACCATCAATCTGCCAGAGAATTTTCACTTTCTATTCCGGTGAACCATTCCCGGTGA
- a CDS encoding baseplate assembly protein: MPTIDLSQLPPPDVVEPLDYEQLLEERKRGLISLYPEEQRDAIARTLQLESEPLVKLLEENVYRELLLRQRVNEAARAVMVAYSTGSDLDQLGANNNVSRMVLHPADNSTIPPTPAAMESDNDYRVRIPQAFEGLSVAGPVGAYEYHARSADGRVADASAISPSPANVTVTIMSREDKGVASKELLEIVEKALNDENVRPVADRLKVQSANIVEYEIDAVLYIFPTPESEPIRKAAEQKLKHYVEAQHRLGRDIRLSAIYAALHVEGVQRVELKAPLKDVVLDKTQASYCTKTTLTMGGSDE, encoded by the coding sequence ATGCCAACAATCGATTTAAGCCAGTTGCCACCACCGGATGTGGTTGAGCCACTGGATTACGAACAACTGTTAGAAGAGCGTAAAAGAGGGCTGATATCACTTTATCCCGAAGAACAGCGGGATGCGATTGCACGAACCTTACAACTTGAATCCGAACCTTTGGTCAAGTTGCTGGAAGAGAACGTGTACCGCGAACTGCTCCTGCGCCAGCGAGTCAATGAAGCCGCACGCGCGGTAATGGTGGCTTATTCAACCGGCAGCGATCTGGATCAATTGGGTGCGAACAACAACGTATCCCGCATGGTTTTGCATCCTGCGGATAACTCCACCATACCGCCGACACCAGCTGCTATGGAGTCTGACAACGATTACCGTGTGCGGATTCCCCAGGCCTTTGAAGGTTTAAGCGTTGCAGGCCCTGTCGGTGCTTATGAATACCATGCGCGTAGTGCAGATGGCCGTGTTGCAGATGCTTCGGCTATCAGCCCGTCACCAGCCAACGTTACGGTAACAATCATGTCCCGTGAAGACAAAGGCGTGGCATCCAAAGAACTGTTGGAAATCGTCGAAAAAGCTCTGAATGACGAAAACGTACGTCCGGTGGCAGATCGTTTGAAAGTCCAGTCAGCGAACATTGTGGAATATGAAATTGATGCAGTGTTGTACATCTTTCCGACACCAGAATCAGAGCCTATCCGTAAGGCGGCTGAGCAGAAACTGAAACACTATGTCGAAGCACAGCATCGTCTGGGGCGTGACATTCGTTTGTCAGCGATTTATGCCGCATTACATGTGGAAGGTGTCCAGCGTGTAGAACTGAAAGCCCCGCTGAAAGATGTCGTGCTGGATAAAACTCAGGCTTCTTACTGCACCAAGACCACATTGACGATGGGAGGTTCTGATGAGTGA
- a CDS encoding phage tail protein I: MSDRLLPMGSTQLELAAAKACAELQKIKVPLRELWNPDTCPASLLPYLAWAWSVDRWDENWPENTKREVIKGSLFLHKHKGTIGAIRRVVEPLGYLIRVREWWQTNDAPGTFRLDIGVLDNGITHEMFEELENLIFDAKPVSRHLIGLDINLDTRGEYHYSAATYSGDELTVYPYFPKEVTVSGSEIMGAGVHIIDDMRIRP; this comes from the coding sequence ATGAGTGATCGCCTTTTGCCGATGGGTTCAACCCAGTTAGAACTTGCAGCGGCTAAAGCTTGTGCAGAGTTGCAGAAGATCAAAGTGCCATTGCGGGAACTGTGGAACCCGGACACCTGTCCGGCATCGTTACTGCCTTATCTGGCATGGGCGTGGTCAGTGGATCGCTGGGACGAAAACTGGCCTGAGAACACCAAAAGGGAAGTGATCAAAGGCTCGTTGTTCCTGCACAAACACAAAGGAACGATTGGTGCGATTCGGCGGGTGGTTGAACCATTGGGTTATCTCATCCGTGTACGGGAATGGTGGCAGACCAACGATGCTCCGGGCACCTTCCGGCTGGATATTGGTGTGCTGGATAATGGCATCACCCATGAAATGTTCGAAGAGCTGGAAAATTTGATTTTCGATGCCAAGCCAGTGAGCCGACATTTGATTGGATTGGATATCAACCTGGATACGCGTGGTGAATATCACTATTCGGCAGCGACTTACAGCGGTGACGAACTGACAGTTTATCCCTATTTCCCGAAAGAAGTAACAGTATCCGGCTCAGAAATTATGGGCGCGGGAGTACATATTATTGATGACATGAGGATTAGACCATGA
- a CDS encoding tail fiber assembly protein, whose amino-acid sequence MKYTTDIKIPKFDEKGFATSNGWVMVYRSNTETREYICADMERIVIGVGLSAGAYLDAPELPDSVDIAVCRSKDEKSWINVPDYRGKTAYHIKTQQSHKIQLIGELPSELTLLEPKTSFDKWNGQQWVTDFNEKQKYDLQKIENQKQSLLHEAEQKIVQLERKVRLDMASKEETSLLREWEIYSVKLINLDISDIEKLDWPEKPE is encoded by the coding sequence ATGAAATATACAACAGATATTAAAATACCAAAATTTGATGAAAAAGGTTTTGCAACTTCTAATGGTTGGGTAATGGTTTATCGGTCTAATACAGAAACCAGAGAATATATTTGTGCAGATATGGAACGCATAGTTATTGGCGTTGGTTTATCTGCTGGTGCTTATTTAGATGCACCTGAATTACCAGATTCGGTTGATATTGCTGTTTGTCGCAGTAAAGATGAAAAGTCATGGATTAATGTACCAGACTATCGTGGAAAAACTGCTTACCATATTAAAACCCAACAATCTCATAAAATTCAATTAATTGGAGAATTACCTTCTGAACTGACTCTATTAGAGCCCAAAACTTCATTTGATAAATGGAATGGACAACAATGGGTGACAGATTTTAATGAAAAACAAAAGTATGATTTACAAAAAATAGAAAATCAAAAACAATCTTTGTTACATGAAGCTGAACAAAAAATTGTTCAATTGGAACGCAAAGTCCGACTTGATATGGCGTCAAAAGAGGAAACTTCACTATTGCGTGAATGGGAAATTTATAGTGTTAAATTGATTAATCTTGATATTTCAGATATTGAAAAACTGGACTGGCCCGAGAAACCGGAGTAA